The Prionailurus bengalensis isolate Pbe53 chromosome C2, Fcat_Pben_1.1_paternal_pri, whole genome shotgun sequence DNA segment GGAAGACATTGAAGGTAGAGAAAAGCCATGATGAGACCTGCATTTTAGAACATTGCTCCGGTTGCAGTGTGAGGAAtagaggcaggcaggggacagggagatAGTCAAGAGGTATCAGTGGCCTGAACGAAACTTATGACAGCAGAGGTGTGGCTAAGAAAACTCGACTGTGAAAAGATACATTTAGAAGATAGAATCAGTTAGTCTAGGTAACAATATGAAAGCAAAGGCCAGTTAATCCATCCAAGAGGGACTcttctccccaaaataagaaaactgatcACATCCAGAGATGCTGATTTGCGCtaatgaattttggggggaaaaaaatgatgtgtGAACCAAAATGCCACTGTATTAAGGCATAACTCTAGTTATAATCTAACTGTGGGTCCTGGAGACCCACATATTCTGAGAAGGTCATCTCCTTGTACAGGAAAATTACACAGGAAGCCGCATACACATCAAAAGATGGTGTGGTGAGCATGTAATCAGAGACAGGAGGGTCAGTTGGTTTTGGATGTAGGTGGTTTTGGATGATGCCAGGCAAGCTTGCCTCCATCTCTATAATGGGGTCCGATAGCCCTGCCCAAGTATATCCTGGATAATACTTAGTGGACTCTGTCTAGGTTTGCCTCCCTAATTCTTATTTCTCTGAACAGCCCCCACCAGTCATTCGACTTATGCTTTATGGGGTATTGGAGGGATAGtaggaaggccagtgtggctctAGGACAGTGACAGGGAAGGGGGTTGTGGAAAGTGGGGCAGGAGAGCGGGGCAGGGCCCTGATTGTAAGAGGCCTTGTAGGTCAAGGTGAGGAGTTAGGATTTCAATTGCAATGGGACGCTATTGGAAGGTTCGGAACAGAGGATAAACTATCTCCCGTTTCGGGAATAAAAAGGTCACTGAGCGTTGTGTGAGGGAAAGTCCGTAGGGAAACACAAGGAGGTGGGAGACAGTTAGGAGACTATGGCACTggtgctggtgggagtgcaacgTAGTGGTTTAGATCTGAATAGCAGTAGAGACTTTGAGAAGCCAGAAAATAAGGGCTGATggtagaaaagacaaaacaaacataGAAATCCATATTTCTAAAATGTGCTGGATTTCTTCCAGTACTTTCCCAATTAATATAAAGGTTACTGTTTTCACTGGGACTTTGagtttcataaaaaagaaaaccactccaAGGAGCCCACTTTGAATTATTTGCCTGTGCATAATGGGATAATCTATACAAGCAGGATCTGTGCAGTTTAAGTTATATATTACCATACACCTTTCCTGAGAACATTCTATGTAAAagttaagaagaaataaatatcttaaCTAGTATGTTTTGTAACTACATTATCAGTTTGCTGACTTACTAAACACCCACTCCcacttgtttcattcattcaggtATCAGAAAAAGGTAGCCCTGTTCATCGCCGCCTTCTATGGGTACATCGAGCTCACTGAATGGGCCCTGAAGCAGGGCGTGCGGCCCGATGAGGCTGTCGGTGTTCACCCCTATCGAGCATGGTGCCATGAAGCCCTTCATGCAGATGTCTCTAAATGCCCCATTCATGCAGCTGCAGAAGCGGGCCAACTGTTGATTCTGAAGGCCTTTGTCAACTGCAGCGTGCTGTGCCTGGAATGTAAAAACGCAGCGGGGCAAATCCCCCTGACCATAGCATTTAAACACAAGCATAAAGACTGTGTattgtatttattgagcaaaatGTGGTCCACGGTTTCTTTTCCGAAAATATCAGTTCCCATGaggatttatattaaaataaaacaatgggtCCTCAAAGCTCAGAGTCACAACCTTAATAAAAGCCAGCTTTGCGGCGCAAGGGTCCTTGGGGCAAAAGTTGGAGACACTGTGATGGTGGATGGTTTCACCACACCACAAATGACCTCCAAGGGCTGGCATAAGGCTCAGAACAAGGACTCACAAAGCACTGTGGGTAAGCTACCACCTCTCAAGGAAGAAACTGCAAGCAAGAAACCTGTCAATCCTTTGGCAATTTCACAGAAGATCACAAGACGACAAACCTTGAAATTACCTCCACCGGTAGATGCAAATACGTTCTTTGAATTACAaagacagcaacaacaaaatcagaaaaaaattactgttgcagctaagaaaaaagaaaagttcataaaaaatacatatctccCCCAAATCCCCCTCCCTCCAGTTTCAAGAGTGGGCTATTCACACCCATCTTTTTActatgcaacacccagtgctgactTTTTACTCAAATCGTCCTTTGCGTGCTTCTCAGAGCACAGTGGTAAGACTCCAAGGGAGAACGCCATCTACTGCTTAGCCGTGGCCAggtaatgttttctctttaaatacaTAAGGACAAACCTTTAATAGGGCTGCTCTAGGGCAGGAAGTGGTCCATGAAGTCCTACCAtgccatataatggaatacaggTTGTACGAATGCATCAGTATCCAGCTTCAAGGACCTCATCTTAGCCTTGTGTCTAGGACAAAATGAACTGATTTTACTGGCCAATCCAATCTGTGTAGTATCTGTGTAGTAAAAATCATTTTACTCCTCAGGCTTTCggaaagaaaagagacagtaGAAAGAGTTGTATCAAATAACaaggtctggggcacctgggtggctccgttcgttgagtgtccaactcttaattttgtctcaggtcatgatcccagggagtgagccctgcattgggctccgccctgagcatggagcctgcttgaggttctctctctgtctctctctctctctgtctctctctccttccctctatcccatcccccactcacatgttctttctctctaaaaataaaataaaaataacaaggccccttgactctttttttaactaataagaaattgttaataattaaagggagaaaggagagacttGAAATGGGGGAGAGACACATCAAAAGTGTCATGGAAGACTGGATGGTaatgaaaatggaaggaaagaaaggaacaagtGAATAACAGACTGAACCATAAAGACTTCAGCTGACTTACTGGGCAAGATATATTGGTTGGGAAAGATCTATATTGGACAGGGTGATAGAGTTGACATTAATATTTAAGGTCAGCTTAAAAAAGTAATCCATTGTcacatttaaagacaaaaaccAGTGTATCAGGAGTGGACTTTTCAGGCACATTCATTTCATAAGATAAAATTTGACATATTGGTCATCAGATTTCACTGAAAACACAACTCTGATCAGATCTCAGGTCCCATCCATTACttatgtggtttttttgtgtTCTAATATTACAGTAGAATATAGGTTTATGAGTGGCTTTCCCCCTTACTCAAtataatgaaaaggaaagaaaaaaaaacaaggctagattgtttcatttgcttttcagtatttgtctttatttccacTCTACTTTATTTCAGCTAAGCTGTTGCCACCTAGTGGTCAGAGTAATTGGGCTATAAAACTGGCAAAATTTGGAACAGCACAATGAAACTAACTGCTTAACaactttaattttcataattcGTGAGCTATCTCTGACTAGAATGTATAAGAGATAAcctaaaattctagaaaaataccgaagaaaattattaattgaaaacattggggtgcctgggtggctcagttgggtaagcatcagactcttgatttcggcttgggtcatgaactcgtggttggtgagctcaagccccacattgggctctttgttgacagtgaggagtctgcttgggattctctctccttctctctctgctcctcccctgtgcatgcatgtgcacaagagcgctctctctctctctcaaaataaataaacattaaaaaattatatagttaTCTTAAAATCATGCTGTAAACATAAGAAAGGAAGCACTGATTAGTTTTATCAATAGATGTACATTAGAAATCAAAAGATgcacttttaaaacattcttaagTGCTTATTATGTCCCAGTGAAGTGCTAGGCAGAATGCAAACATGCAAAGGTAAAGCAAGGAGTTAATCCAGAACATTAATGATGAATGAGGCAAACTTGGATGGagttcaaatatttgaaatactaaGGTAATTTTATGCAAGATTGCTTCTGATAGAATTGGTGGAAGCCCTTTAAATTTCAATAACTTTGCCAGACAAAAAGGGTGGTGGTAAAGAAAAGGAGCCAGGTACAGGTGCCAACATGGTCAAGGGCACTGCTTTATGAAAGGGTAAGAGAGAAATTTAGTTTTCAAAGAAGTCAGCAGATCTGCAAAAGGCATTTTAGGGGACAGGGAGAAACCGGCTGAAGATGAAACTAGCAAGGTAGACTGCACCTGCATGGAGAAGCGTCTTGGGTGCCCAAGTGGAGAGTGTGCTTCTTGTTAGGAAGTAGGTAGGAAGATCacggaagttctttttttttttttaatcagacaaGTCACATAATCAGTTTGTGTTTATTCTGGAAGATGTATCTGGTGGAGATGTGTGTTAGAGTCACTGGGAAGAAGTCTTATTGAAGCTGTGGAAGGCCTACAGTAGAGTTAGGAGGCTTCAATAAAGGAAGCAAAGAATGATAAAGACCTGGACTAGAGCAGAAATAgtagggaagaggagaaaagccaAATATGACAGATACTTCTGAGGAACAATCTGCAAACTTTGATTGCTAATTAGATGtagaagtagagagagaaggaggaattgAGTTTTCTTTCTAGAGTTAGACATGGTGAGGAGATAGCAAAGTCACTGTGTTATTAGAGCAAGGATACTGAAGGGGGCAGGTttagaaagaagataaaagacaTGGAAATTGGAGGTGTCAGTCAGGATTTAGGAGTCATGGATATGTGAGTTGAAGCAATTAGTAAATAAGGTCTCCCAGGatgagggtgcagagagagaggaagacaagaaGGACAGAACCTCAGAGGACCCCTCTAAAGTAAATCacatttgggatgcctgggtggctcagttggttaagcatctgactcttggtttcggctcaggtcacgatctcatgtttttgtgggttcaagccctgtgtccagctccatgctgaggtgaggagcctgcttaggattttctgtctccctctcttgctgcccctcccccacttgcactatgtctgtctttctcaaaatagataagtaaacttaaaaaaaataaagtaaatcacATTTATATCCTACAAAGTAGGAGTAATGATATTCAAATCTACAAGTCCTTATTAGCATATAGTCAGGGAATAGCtactataaaacattaaatttcacTGCATTTCAGTTAAAGCctatttaatatcatttttttgaattaaaaacattttttttttaattttagagagagcgtacaagcaggggagagaggcagagggagagagagagaatcttaagcagactccacactcagcacggagcctgatacaggactgAACCCttgacactgagatcatgacctgagccaaaatcaagagtctgacacttaactgactgagcccatccaggctccccaaggcTATTTAATATCTTATCAATGAAAAATAACATGTTTCTgttgtggaggaaaaggaagataagGGAGACACCAGAGAATATATCATCTATATAAGGATGCCTGGGGATACAGAAAAAGGTTCAAGCTAGAGAATTCTGTATGACATTGAGTGGTTTTCTGATTCTAGGTGTGAGTGCTAAATTTCTAGTATTGCTTGGGAAAATAACACTTCCACTGCTTCACAAGGAACCAGTTTCAGAAAGATTCCAACTTTCTATTTTATAACCTATCTGTGTGAGAAGATAAACTAGCCACAGTTACAAAATGAACCTTAAAATTTCTATCATTTCAGCAACAAACAGGGACAAGATTGGActtccttacaattttttttttgtcttgttttcttgcAGTGCCTTTAAAGAGAAACGATGGCTTCAGCAGTTAGGAATAGCAAGAGTTCTAGCCAAAAAGAGCATTTCTAACCTGACCACACAAGGAGGCCTGACAGCGTGTGAAAATCCTCCAGAAATTGTGCTTTGAAGAGTCATGACAACCTCAGTTTGGGCAAAGACCTGATCAAACACAACCTTCAGTTCTAATGTTAACATTTCAAGTAATTAATGCTATAAGTTCTAATAATAGTTCTAATGTTACACAACTATCAACAGGATATTTAATATCTAACACCAGGTTTTCTTGAATTCCATCACTGGCAGTGAACATTCCAGGCATGTGTTTTGCACAGTTTGAGAAAGAATCTATAAGAAATGGAAGGTAGTAGTCGCCTTACAGAGTAGGAAAACTGGAAGGATGGGAACCAAGAATGGGGGTGAGAACTTttacagtttctctttttttgttttcctgggtttatttttaatgctttctttttttttaaaccatattaatgtagaacataataaaaataaattcattttaaaagtaggATGGTTACAAACATCCTCCTACAAAAGTCAAGTTCTGGTCTTAGATATCTTTTGAACTTCTGCTAAAACATCgctttccattaattttttaaaattgatacaCACAGTGAATTGCACAAATCTTAAACATAAGATTCTATGGCTCtgacaaatatatacatcaatataACCAATACCCCAGTCAAGATGCAAATACTTCCATTTCCCCAGAAAGTCTCTCCAAGCTCCTATAACTAAGTCCATCCTAATCCCCTATAGGCATCCACTTCTCTGATTTCTGTACCCATGCATAAAGTTTTCTAGTCAAAGAAATCATACGATTGGTCacttctgtttgcttttgttgctcCGTGTAATATTTATgctgttgcatgtatcaatagcatattcttttctctctctctgtagtgatattctttttcattcctggTATTGGTAACTTTtgctttctctacttttctttttgtcataaAGAGTCTTGCTGATGACTTATTGTTATTAAACATAAATGgtttttatcaattttaataGTTTAGTTTTTACAGTGAACTAttccttttaattctttctattgtatatttgtgttctattttgtttctttttttttttcttccagtttttactTCTCTGATTAAAATTTTCATCTGTCATCCAATGTTTTGGACATATTATTCATAGTTATTTTGGAGTCCAGGTCTAATAACTCCAATATCTCTACTTCCTTCATTCAgatctttctttgacttttctttaTTACCtagtatattccattgtatggatacaccatAATTTATCTGTTCAGCTGTATGTGTATTTGGGTTGCCTATAGTTCTGTGTTATTGTGAATAAAACTACTATGAATATTATTGTAAAGGTCTTTTCCTGGACataagctttcatttttcttgggcaaatacctaggagtggaattattggataatATATtggataaatgtatatttaacattATAAGAAATTGCATAACAGTTCTCCAAAGTGGTTTTATGATTTCATACTCCCATTAACAACGTACAAATGTTCTGATTGTTTCACATACTCGTCAAATTTTGGTGTCAtcagtgtttttgattttgttattcTAGTGGATTTGAAATGACATTTCATTATggtattaatttacatttccttgatgactaatgatactgcaggctttttcatgtgcttattggtcatttgtatatcttttgtgAAGTATCAACTCAAGAGTTTTGCCCATCCGAAATATTGGGTTGTCTTTTAATTATTAGTTTATTGGAGATTTTTACATACTCATGATACAAATTCTCTGTATGATAcaaatacatacagatatatggattgcaaatattttttcacagGCTGTGgctcactttttcattttattaatggtgCCTTTTGACGAATgaaagtttttaactttgatgaagtacaatttatcattttttttcttttatggctaacgtcttccattttctctttaagaATCCTCTGCCTATCTCAAAGTTGTGAAGATATTCtcgtatgttttcttctagaggtttcatagttttagtttttacGTTAGGTCTATAGTCCATCTTgaattatgtttgtgtgtgtaataTGACGTGAGCATCAggattcattttttccccctgtttatCAAATTGCTGTAGCACCAGTTGTTGAAAAAACCATCTTTTCTCTCATTGAATTACCTTGGTATCTTTGTCAAATATCAGTTTACAATACTTATGGATCTATTTCCAGACTCtcttttttgttccattgatctacttACTTATAATTATACTATACCacactgtcttttttaaaattttttttttcaacgtttatttatttttgggacagagagagacagagcacgaacgggggaggggcagagagagagagggagacacagaatcggaaacaggctccaggctctgagccatcagcccagagcccgacgcggggctcgaactcacggaccgcgagatcgtgacctggctgaagtcggacgcttaaccgactgcgccacccaggcgcccctataccacactgtcttaattactatagttttatagtgggctttgaaatcaggtagtatgACCATTccatcttttttgttctttttccaagtttgttttggcttttcttagtcttttcatttccatatagatatttttttatttttttaacatttatttattaaaataaatgtctctaaAGAGATACAGAgcgagaaagagcatgagtggggaaggggcggggaatgggggggggacacagaattggaagcaggctccaggctccgagctgtcagcacagagcccaacatggggctcaaacccacagaatgcaagatcatgacctgagccgaagttggacgctcaactgactgagccacccatgtgcccctttccatatagatttttaaataaacttgtcattctctataaaaaaaaacctgttgggattttgatagggcaCAAGTGATATCTTAATAATATCAAATCTTGCAACCCATGATGTATTTCTCTATCCATGGTATATGtcaccatttatttatatcttcctctatttctttcatcatttttttttagtttttggtgtAAAACtcttgttaaaattttctttttaaatttttaatgtttttatttatttttgagacagagagagacagatcatgagcaggggaggggcagagagagagggagacacagaatccgaagcagactccaggctctgagctgccagcacagagcctgacgcagggcttgaactcacggactgtgagatcgtgacctgagctaaagttggacgtttaactgactgagccacccaggcgcccccctaaagttcattttttaaaaatatctttaattttcaaGTTAGATATTTGGAGTTGGGCCACATAGAAGactaatgtaaaagaaaatacaaagatgatgCCAAATAGATATAAGGCAGCATGTGTATAGGTGCTAGTTCATTGTAGAGACAAGAAGGGATAGATAGTAACTGGAAGAGGACCCAGGTTCTGGGGCACTGGTAACATtatatttcttgatctgggtaaCTAGGTGTGTTCAATATGAGAAAATTcaacaaaaagtattttttatcttttccgtTTTATGTACCTATTTTATAATCCAATTGAAAAGgtgaactaaaataatttttaaaaaatcaaaggaacTAATTCATGCATTTTGTGCCAGATTCAGACCCATGAGAGGGCAATCCATGTGAGTGATGCGTATGACCAGGCTCTTATCCTCTTGATAGTATGTATGCTGAACCGAACTGCAATTCCTTGCAGAGGATGATAATATTTTACATAACATTGAAACACAGCCAAGGAAATTCTGGTGCAAAGATTCTGGGGCTGGGATGtctgagaaggaaaaaggaatgtgGGGATATCTCAAGGAAAAGGAATGTGGATGAGGTggagggaaatagaaaaataaggaaagcatGCGAGAGGACAATTGATATGAACCCTTTTTCCCTgccaaaatcaaatgaaaaaatactgaGCATACTTTCTTCACTTTAGCCCCAGAAGTAAAATGGCACAAAGTGACTTTAAGACCTTACATACTTACAATGTAATACAGTTGTAAAGCATTAGTATTAGCATGTATAGGCATACCCTGGGACACTTAGCCTGAATCTTATTGGAATCAGAGTTAATCAGTTAATCAGTAGAAGTTGCTACCTTCTCTGTGGAGTTCCAAATCATTTTGTTCAAACCTCAAGTATTAGCTCATCATACTCATATTGACTTCACCTAATTGTCCCCCTCAATTTATTGTCATCGTGTAGAGGGAAAGACATTGTTTTGTTCACCTCCAAACTGCCAAGGCATAGCATATGCTTGCACCTTTGAGTAATTGCTCAACATCTGTTGCatcaaatgaatggattttaGGATGACTATGCACACAGAATTCTCAAAGATTTGGGCACATAAAAtcttctataaaatagaaatgctCCAGTTTGCAAATCTTCCAGTtgtttaacattaatttattgtttaatttgatcattaaaataaatttcttggggttcctgggtagctcagttggttaagtgtccaactcttgattttggctcaggtcacagtctcactgttcgtgagtttgggccctgcattgggctctgtgctgatggtgcagagcctgcatgggattctgtctccctctctctc contains these protein-coding regions:
- the ANKUB1 gene encoding protein ANKUB1, which produces MRIFIAFEGSFEPFDVSADETVEAVKLMIKDYFHIPLSEDEQGRRYLELMYAGAALKDSWSLADVGISFCSTLKCFVKEEDKPTLYVFNAVTQETMPMMENISLLSKKVSDLRTLVALRCGFPVSVFCLRTPNGMEMYDCNTLRDYQTDIGTTLRLDVWDGWKEFLMGCLLGQKLKVQRYLSNEGPVLKYQKKVALFIAAFYGYIELTEWALKQGVRPDEAVGVHPYRAWCHEALHADVSKCPIHAAAEAGQLLILKAFVNCSVLCLECKNAAGQIPLTIAFKHKHKDCVLYLLSKMWSTVSFPKISVPMRIYIKIKQWVLKAQSHNLNKSQLCGARVLGAKVGDTVMVDGFTTPQMTSKGWHKAQNKDSQSTVGKLPPLKEETASKKPVNPLAISQKITRRQTLKLPPPVDANTFFELQRQQQQNQKKITVAAKKKEKFIKNTYLPQIPLPPVSRVGYSHPSFYYATPSADFLLKSSFACFSEHSGKTPRENAIYCLAVASAFKEKRWLQQLGIARVLAKKSISNLTTQGGLTACENPPEIVL